Proteins co-encoded in one Halorussus lipolyticus genomic window:
- a CDS encoding YbhB/YbcL family Raf kinase inhibitor-like protein, with the protein MRRRTILRSAAVAATTGVAGYAGASRNRGERTNFEGQQTDQATTTEDGEFTLSTDEWENGESIPTRFTCEGENVSPRFSISNPPEDTEAFALVMDDPDAPNPPFVHWLVWNIPADAGEIPESVPTSETVGALGDAVQGANGTGELGYVGPCPPEGDPQHTYLFSLYALESSLDLGPGAEYRQVVNAVMRNAIGRSRYVGQYERDARTTTTESEETTTGAESGETVDVAVGPDGKYLQFVPEEVEISVGDTVRWTAESEGHNVSFKPEAHSKVELPEGVEPFATYEGNRSFMVMEVGETFEHTFTVPGTYGYVCVPHAGQGMVGRVIVSE; encoded by the coding sequence ATGCGCAGACGAACGATTCTGCGCTCGGCCGCGGTGGCCGCGACGACCGGAGTCGCAGGGTACGCCGGAGCGAGTCGGAACCGCGGTGAGCGAACGAATTTCGAAGGACAGCAAACCGACCAAGCGACAACCACCGAGGACGGCGAGTTCACGCTCTCGACCGACGAGTGGGAGAACGGGGAGTCGATTCCGACCCGGTTCACCTGCGAGGGTGAGAACGTCTCTCCTCGCTTCTCCATCTCGAATCCGCCGGAGGACACCGAAGCCTTCGCGCTGGTGATGGACGACCCGGACGCGCCGAACCCGCCGTTCGTCCACTGGCTCGTCTGGAATATCCCGGCCGACGCCGGCGAGATTCCCGAGAGCGTCCCGACCAGCGAGACGGTCGGTGCGCTCGGCGATGCGGTGCAAGGAGCGAACGGGACCGGCGAACTCGGCTACGTCGGGCCGTGTCCGCCGGAGGGCGACCCACAACACACCTATCTGTTCAGTCTCTACGCGCTGGAATCGTCGCTGGACCTCGGCCCCGGCGCGGAGTACCGGCAGGTCGTCAATGCGGTGATGCGAAACGCCATCGGTCGGTCGCGGTACGTCGGCCAGTACGAGCGAGACGCCCGGACGACCACGACGGAATCCGAGGAGACGACGACGGGGGCCGAGTCGGGCGAGACCGTAGACGTTGCGGTCGGACCGGACGGCAAGTATCTCCAGTTCGTGCCCGAGGAGGTCGAAATCTCGGTCGGCGACACGGTTCGGTGGACCGCCGAGAGCGAGGGACACAACGTGAGTTTCAAGCCCGAGGCCCACTCGAAAGTCGAACTCCCCGAGGGTGTCGAACCGTTCGCCACCTACGAGGGCAACCGGTCGTTCATGGTGATGGAGGTCGGCGAAACCTTCGAACACACCTTCACCGTCCCCGGCACCTACGGCTACGTCTGCGTGCCCCACGCCGGACAGGGGATGGTGGGCCGGGTGATAGTCAGCGAGTGA